Part of the Musa acuminata AAA Group cultivar baxijiao chromosome BXJ3-10, Cavendish_Baxijiao_AAA, whole genome shotgun sequence genome, CTGCATATGAAGCAAGAATTGGGACCTACCTCAAGCTCAAGCATATTGCAGAGCAACACTATTAACCAAAAAGATTTATGATGATAGGAAAAAGACAAAGATCAAATCAGAACTAAACCTTATTCTACATTTCCTAAATGCCTAAACGAGTACAATTAGCAATCAAGTCAGATGGGCTTTGACATTCACATATTCTCATAGGACCAAGATGCTAGGTTCAAGAAAAATTAGTAAGTTCCCAGCAAGAAATATCTGAACTTTGGCATATGATAAATATTTGATGAATTGTTCCTTTGTGATTCTAATGTTTACTTCCTCTACAATAGAggattttttgtaagtaaaaaacTAGATCTATTCTATACAAAACAAAAGTAGCCCAAATTTTTGGTATAAAATTGAGACCAATAATTAAGCTCAATGTGGTGCTTGAGAAATCTTGTCCCCATTATCAAATTCTCTAACATTTAAATTTAGCTAAATCTAAACCAAATGGCTAAAACCTCATAAAATAACTCAGGCCCTAGAAATCAAAAACTGACAATGGATAAACCAAGTAAACAAATAGAAGCATATATGTCACAGAAGGAAGTTGGTGACCGGCTAAGATACACGCGAACAGATACATATTGCAGCATTCAATTCTCCACAGAAAGTACATAACATTTTAACCAAATTATGGATCTTGATTCAATAAAAATTTCATAACACTATGAATGAAAAACACTCTTGACTTCCATGGGCAAATGGCTACTGAAGATACACTAACAGCAACTTAAAGCTACAAGGGTAAGCCTTGGTGTCACAGTAAGATTGCTCCTCTTTGATTTAGGTGACCAGAATCAAGCTATGGAAATTGCCTTGCTACTTGTACAGGTAAGGATGTGCATGATGACATGCAGTGCAAACAATGGACCTCCAAAATGCTGTTGACATGGTAAAACCACTAAATGTTAAAGCATAATAACACTCGGTGTTCTGGTGACCATAATGTTTGTACGTTAAGCCTCACCaacaaaaaagaagcaaaatgAGAAACTTTGAGATTGATAGACACtaatttacaacaattttaaccaAATAAACTGAATATATTTTGATAGATAAAGTTGAGTAATTCTTTTTCAAagatcaaccaagaaaaagaatatattaattattaagcAACCCAAAACAGAAAAAGGAAGCTTATAGAAAAATGAATTATGCTTACCCACCGTCGTGCCACATTAATACTGTTttctatataatattttgatgattCCATCGACCGATGGACAACGGCAGTTGATGGTTGTTGAGGTAGGTTAAATGTAGCATCAGGTACCCTTTTCGCTACAGATCCAAATTTACAACCAACCGAGCACGTACTCCAATCCTGAGAAAAATTGAAAAGGAAAATGGAAATTATATACAGAAGAAAACTGAAAACACAGAAAGCATGTTTGTTCTTTTTCACCTTAGATGGACTGGTTAATCCTTCAACATAACCAAAAGTATATATATTGGATAAAAGGGTATTTTTCTAGAAATGTCAATTTAAACTTTACTTGCAAAGTAAAATATATAAAGAATGCTAATAGAGTATTAAAAACAAAAGTTGGCTATGATGTCCTTTATACATTTAAAAAGGATTATTCCACTTTctcccaaagaaaagaaaaatgaactGCAATGACAATTAGAAATTGTGCCTATCCAAACAGGTTTTGTTTTCCATTTTTAGAAAACAGTTTTTCAGCATGATTATGGAAACAAGTCTGAGAACTGCTGAAAAAATTTAAAACATtatttatttacattcttgagaaCAGTTTTAAAGAACTGAATTTTTGTTCTCAAACTTAGAACTCATACCACAAGGGACTCAAGAGATCAGAGAAAAAAACAAGCAATATGTTTCTCGTAAAGGACATGAATAAGGGTACAATTCAGTTCAGAACTTGAAATTAAAAGAAGGAAAGCACTCAAGAAAGTGTATTTCAATgatttcttatttataaaaagGTTAATAGGTAAGATGAACATTAATGAAATATTACTAAATAAATCCGACCTCGTGTCCTCCAGTACTTAGTATGTTTTCTATTCTAAGAAAATGATATTTAGAGCTATTACCCCAACATGTCAATtctgaaaccttttttttttttttgttctcattCTTGAGAACAATTTTGAAGAAATAGTTAAAACACAACCAAACAACCTCCTAATTCCTCAAACTCGTAGGAAATAATATAACATATGTAGAAGGGGTTAAAAGGGATAACAGAAAAATAAGTCACATGTTTCCTCAAAACAAAGCAGTCAAAAAATAGTACTTCAATAACTTAGTTAAAAACTTTAatagataatattatcaacaaaaGAAGATTACTAtataaaaaacaacaaaaaaagaatTTAGACCTTCTGTCTTctagtatttttttaatactcATTCTTAGAAAACTGTTCTTGGACACAATTTCTCCAACAACTCAAGGAACCATTGAAACAATTTTGTTCTGGCTTTCCAGGACAGTATTACCAAAAACTGATTTTTTAAATGCAATCAAACAGGCTCTTAACTTTTTGAACTAAAAAGGACTCATATAACATACATAGAACGGATTGGAAAAGTAAAAGTGAACGACCATAGATAATTTACTGAATAAGTGAACAATGAAACAAAGATCAGAGCTTGTATCCTCTAATAAGCTCTGTGTTTTCTATTCTGAAAGAACAATCACAATCACCCTGACAAGTCTGAGAACTTCtgaaccaaaaaaagaaaaaaaacacagtGCTTTTGTTCTCATTCTTGAAAATAATCTTAAAGATTTGATTCAAGCGCAACCAAACCAGCTTTTATCTTCTCATATTCAAAAGAATTTGTATAACATATCTATAAGGGACTAAAGGGCATAAGAGAAAAAAGGCATGTCACATGTTTACATACGAGCACAAACAAGGACTGTGATTCAGTTGAGGCCACAAGATTTAAAGGAAAGCAGTCAAGAAATAATCCTCCAAAAACGAATGCAAGCTTGCTACAtaggtaaacaacaaaaagaaatatcAGACTTTGTGTCCCCTAGTAATTTTTTTGCTCGTGTtcttgaaaaacagttattggagaCGATAACCCACGAGTCTGGGAACTTCCGAAGCTATTTTGTTCTCATAGTTGAGAACAGTTCTCAAGAACTAAATTCTGGAACACAACTAAACAAATTCTTGAACACAAAAGAACTCAAATTACATATGTACAAAGGCttaaaagagatgagagaaaaaacAAGTCACGTGTTTCCTCGAGAACACAAATGAGAACTTCACGTCAGTTGGGATCTTGAAATTAAAAGGAAGGCAGTCAAGAAACAATACATAATTAATCTTGTTAAAGAAATTTACTACGTAAGAATGAACAATGAAAGAAACCTTACTAGAtaagaaaacaacaaaagaaagataAGGTTTTGTATCACTTAGAAAAGCCACGAAATTATAGGGAAAAAGAAAGCACCTGATTCTCGGCGCCGGAGACGATGATGGGATAGGCAGTGAAATCTCGAGAGTACCGGATGGCGTCCTCTCTCTCCAACCAATCCTCGCATCGGCTGTACTCCCCGCCATCGTCTTCTACGGCACCGTGGGAAGACGAGGAGACGGATGCGAAGGAGTCTTCCAAGGCAACGCTGGTAGAGGGGAAATGGAAGGTGGAGGCCCAGTGGTGGACCGTGGCGACGTTCTTGACCACGTCGAGGCGGCCGAGGAAGGCGATCTCAGCTACGACGACGAGGCCAACAAACAGAGGCATCAGATTCGGCCATCGCTTCCGCGGGGTCGACGGCTGCTGCGTCCCCATCCGATGTCTCTTGCTCGAACAAGGAGGAGGCGAGCGAGAACAGAGAGGAGAGGGTGTTTGCTTTCGATCGATCGATCTATTCGAACGTCCTCGGGCTTGCTCTTTGGCCGGTCCCCCTCGGTACATCAAATGGGTACCGTTTTTCGAAGTTCACTTACATTGACGGTTAAAATCTATTACATACAACGAACTATATAACCTTCAAGTAAGATGGAATTAAGAGACAAATGATTAGTAAATAAATACAAATAACatataaaaacaaaaatattctaataaattataaaaataatttattatgtttaaaaaattactagaaatataataataataataataatattattaataaatttaacTAAACCAAATACATGAAAAAGACTGATGTGTATAAGAAGAATACTGTTTTCTTGTGTGGTGATGGAGGAAATAGTACTATTgttttattttcaatttttttgttaaaacttaattattctttatttatttcAGCAATAATAGAGTAGCAAAACGGAGTTTGACAACACTGTATAGAGCCCACAAGTCTACTACTTAAACATATGAGTTGATTCAAAGGTCTTTCAATCAAAATAGTAGTGTCATTCATAATTGGCTTGATCAATTTCATTAGCTAAATCTTGTTTTCTATAGGATCACCTTTTGTTCTATTTTTATCAGTAGCTCAAATTACCTAAATCAGCTCGCAAAGGTTACCTAAATTAACCTTTTCGTGCTCACTAAAGTTGTTGCATGACCTCTTCAACTTGCATGCCCACCTAATTGGACAAGACTTAAGCATCCAATTCTTTTGTCTTAAAAGAAGCATTTGTAGCTACAAAGATGCAATTTGTTGAAGATGCAAAGAATCCAAGCAAATGAAGTGGTCGTATTCAATCTTGGTTGTGAGTAAAACCCACATCTTCTCAAGAGATGGAACACTCCTGCAACCATACAACTTGCATGTTTCCATGGAGAAGATCATCCTAGTCACTGAAGAAGTTTACACCTTATGCCTTCCAGATTGACTACCACAAACTACAGAACAATTTCTACATCTCAAGATGGAGGACATTGTTGCACCAATGAAGTTGGGCAACTGTAGTACATCAACTTTTTTGGTAAAATGGTGCTGCTTCTAGCTGCAAAAAATGAAATATATCTTCTTCCCATCATGCGCAGGAAGAAACTATCATAACTTCCTTTTGGATTATCTTTTCCAATGACATATAGATGAGAGTTCAATTTACAAAGGTAAGGCCATATTACTCAAACAACTGTCTTCTTGATACACTGAGATTGTTGTTTACTGAAAACACAAAAGATTGCTAAAGGTGCTCACAAGAAAACAAGGCTGAGACTGATATACATAATAACTAAAGGCTGATGGCTTATTATAGGTGAAACAGGAAACATGTTTCGTCAGCTGAACATTGTTCACGCACGAACTTCAGGTGTACTTGCTACTCTATGCTGACGAAGAAGCATCCAATTTGAAATCAGGATAAGCTTGTCCATCCCTATTCGACTTTGCATCTTCTTTCAGTGTAAAGAACAATCTCAAAAACAAGCATGCTTAACCTTGTGTCTACTACCATGTACCAGAAGCTTCATTCAGCATTCCCATAATTCAACTGTTCACCCGTTGATTGCCACACAGTGATGCTTCAGTCTCCACGGGCAGAAAGCCTGAACTCACCTCTGGTGTTCTGCCACTGGACCATGCATTCATTGCTTGTAGACAAGCATGTTTCTCATTAGAAGTTGATGCAAGAAGTGTTTCTCCAGATGGAACAACCTGAAAAATAACCAAAACAAAGATATCAGATGAAACTCACCTGGAGAACATCTCATTCCACCTTATACGAGAAAGAAGTCCTTGCAGTGAATGAGTTCAACGCATTACTTGATCAGTGATCGGTTCATGAACCACAGCATTCCCAAGTCTTCTTTTCCTGTGTATTCTAATCGACTTCTTCCCAGCCACAAGCTCGTCAGCAATGAAGTTCTGATCTGATACTTCTGTAGGATCAAGTTTCAGTTTTCAGGATACATATCCAAGTGGATAAAATATGACTAACAGTTAAAATTTCGTTTTATTATTGAAATAACGTGAGCTTGAGATTTGTAGAACTAAAACCATCATTCATTTTGCATATTTTTGTCAGGGTGTCCTCACTATAGAACTGGAATCAATAAGCATTTAGCAGACAATCTGCTTTATCTTTCTCAGATGCCTTGCGAATGCATCCTTCTTTCCAAGTGCATACAGAGGGTACAAATAGAGAAGAGGTAAAATGCttgatgattccatcatacatgAACGAGTTGTGAAAACTTTTGGATAGGTAACCTACATCCGAACTGAACATTTTCTAGTGGATCCACAGGAAGCAGCAAAACAAGCATAAGTATATTATGTTTTCCTATGAGCAAACAAAAGTACTACAAGGTAAATTTATGAAGACTATAAGTGGTTGAACGAAATAAAAACTTTCTCAACACAACTTATATTAATTATTAATGAGGAGGGAAGAATAAATGCTCTTACCTTCAGCAATGGTTCCAACATCACCATCCATCTCATTAGGAGATCAATTATTTTCTACAAATTTTCTTTCCAAACTAGGGGGTcttctgaatatatatatatatatatgtttcttaCCAGAAAGAAGTGAGTGTTCCTCAGAATAAATCTCCTACCATGGGGTAGACCAAAGCAGCCAAACATTAGATAATAATTGTCAAACTAAGGCATTTAATCAAAGTTGGTAAATAAGGTCCTTAGAAGTGTAAGCAAAGCATGTCTCACAGTGAAGGGTGAAAAAAAGCTGGTGGGATAAATTAAAACGTATTTATAAATACTAAATGAAAGATTTAGCTTTCTGAGGATGAAAGTCTGGTTGTCTTTTGGTAGTTTCCTTATTAAAAACAAGACAACAAGGACAGAATGGATAAaagttgaaatgcaacttttctaGATCACTCACCTTTAACCTAAAGGCAAACAAATATGCCTCACCTTATGCAACTTCTTTATATGAAATTTCATCCATAATTAAAGAGAAAACACcttgattatttttattattctgaaaatctttgcagtttacacttcatTAAATGGATAATGATGATTGTCTTATCACATCAACACCAACAAACCATATAATGGTTGGtggagaacaaatttaaaaattctgCCTTACTTGAAACAAGAACACAGAAAGAAATGGACTTGTAACAGATAGTGAACGAAAATCTAGGTGAAAAAGGAGTCGCATATCAAAAGAAGAAGATTAAAGAACCTGCACAGCTAGCAACAGAATCTTCACGACAGGTCCATTTTGAGCTTGTTGCTTCTCCATCATGCCTCACATTTGCTAGCTGAACTGATGGTCTGATGAACTCAATATTGTCAACCCTATCAGAAGACCTAACATGCCTTTTCTTCATAATGGAAGGTGACCGAAAATGTTGAATCCAAGGATTTGCATAAAAAGATAGAAAACCACTCTCGATATCTGCAGGGTTATTATCCCCATCAAATCTGCGACTCTCATGACAACTCCTACACAAGGCCTTAAACTGCAAAGTTAGATGTTATATGTCATGCCAAAAGATGAAGGGTACCATTGGGGTAAAGGAAGAAAGAGGAATCTCTTACCGTCTGACCaaatttcaaatcattttcatatggCTCACAGAATCCCTTGTGCTTTTTTATCCTTGACAACCAACCCACAAATGACTTAGAATGGTATTCTCCATTATATAACTCATTAACAAAAGATTCTTCAATGGAGTTGAGAAATAGTGTGTGTTTTTCATCTGTCCATTTATTCGATAGAGAATCCACCAAATGAGTAtcctgaaagattagaacaatgccACATTCTTAGAATATAGGAAGATACAACAATTTACAGAATGAACATTTAAATCAGCTAATGAACATGCAATGCAAGAAGGTGAATAaaacatgcaatgatgaaaataAAGTGCATAACCTGACTGCAAGCGAATAATCAAAGCAACAAAAATAAAAGTTGCAACCTCACAGTGGAATCAATAGTCGAAAATGTCATAGTAGAAGAAGGTCAAGAAGTAATCCAAGTACTATAAGTATTGCCACCAAAAATGTATACCAGGACTCCAGGGACAGATTGAGAAAATTTCACAAACATTCATGATCTGATCTCAACAAAAATCATTTTCCTAACTGGCTATTTGGAAAAGAACAAAAGCTCTTGGTTTTAGTGACCTTAGTGAAGTGTAGCAGAGATTTAAGTTGCAAGTTAAGATTGATAATGATGGCCTTTTCTTGGAAAATGGTGAACATGTGGTTGTCAAAGTCTCTAGTTGCGGCAGACATGATGATTGTTGTATTTGTGGAGTTCAAAAACGTAGAGTTCCACTGATATAGATAAAAAATGTAGAGTTAAAATTGTACCATCTGATAAGTTCTAATATTGATCATTGTTAGGGCATGCAGAGCAGGGGTATAGGGGCTTATAAGTataattttcatacaaaaaaggtTTTCAGTTTTGCGTGATTACCAGTGGCACAAAAAGGATTGTTCATCTGTAGACGAGGCATATTAGGCCAGGTCTATGGCTGGACAAAAATGGGGATTGAGCGATGAGGGTGTGAGAGCAAGCCAAAGATGGGTGTAGAGTTCCACTAAAGTATTTGGTCATTCTAACAATTTGCAGATACAAAGCAAACCAAATAAATGAAaccattaaagaaaagaaaacatataaTTAGGTACTTGATACTAGTAGAATTTCCATGTGTCAAAAACAAGGGAATGAGTTGTATATGTTGTTCTAAAAACTAATAGAACATGGAGAAATAAGAGTCAATAGAAAAGGCTGTTCTGTTTCACGCGTACATGCAGTGTGCTAGTAAGATTGCAACTAGTGTATTAGGTTGAAATTACTGTTTGtattataaataacaataataaaagagCTATAAGCTAATAGCATATATCCATGATCTTGGTCAGAGACATAAAAGAGAGTGAGTCAACAAGTCTTGTTGCCTTAACACCAAGTGAAAAATGCTATGGTGTGGTAGCAGCCATGTCACTAACCATGGGGCTTGAACCTCTAACAGGGCACCATTTAGGACTGAAGTGTTTGGAGTCTGGACCATGGATCAAGTTCCGAGAACTACTTGCAAAATGGACGAGGACAAGGGGGAAGTGAACAGCAAGATGTTTTCTCAAGAGCTGCACTACCTGTCAGATGCAGACCTTCCACTCATATGAGGTGTTGCCATCATTGTCCATGACCCTTCACAGATTGCAAGCGATGTGAAGGTCATGGAGGGAACCGACAGTCAGAAGTTGCCCATGAATGCAGTCTGTGGGTCATCCCCTGATGCCTACTGGTTCATTGCTGGTGGACCACCCTCTACTTAAAACATGGCCACCACCATTGGGCAAAAGCTCTTGCCTAAGACAACTTCCAGTTGTCCAAGGTATGCAACAAAACCCTTACCCACCCCATGTGTTGCTCTCTTAGCTTTCATCTCCCCTTGACCGACTTAGGCCTTGAAGGGACCTGCTGAAGTCCTCTCCGATAACCTGTTAGGTTTTTTGCCCCGTCTTGTAAAGCATCCACCAGCTTCCTCCAACCTTTCTTAATAAGGTCCTGGTCAGCTAAAGTATGAACATAATCTAGGAGTTCAACACCCATCGATCATAAAAAAAGAATGTACACTTACGAAAACTGATCACAATAAAACAGAGGATGATCACAATAAAACAGAGGATGAAATAATGGGTAAAAGTCAGAAAGGAGCAAACAAGTGCACTATATTGTATTACTGGCAAGCTCCAGCATTACTGGCAAATTTATGGAGTTGAATACGTTATATTGTACTTATCCAGCAACACTGACAAAGTTTAATTTCTATTCCACTTTTGGGAGGATCAGAAGACTTCCTACTGAGAGAATCCTGTTAAGAGAACAATTTTACTTGTAGAGGTTACCTACTATAGTTTTCTACCTAATATATGGAGTAAAGATTCTCCCGTCACCTTCATTTTTGTTCTATAGAAACATCCTTACAGATCTTGGACGTGATCTCACCAGAACATCCTGCAGAATTTAAGAATTGGTTCAGATAAAAAATTCTAAGATATTAACAAAACCAGACACAATGTAAACTTAATCTGATTAGATGACATCTATCTCAAGTAAACGAACCCATAAGATCACAAACAAAACCACCTTTTTTTTTACATAGTTAGCTTTCTCATTAGCAAAATCCATTTAAGCCAGCAACGCCGACGTTCGTATCACAAAGTGACCAAATTTAAACAATTACTAAAGACTCTGTCCTCTCTAAGAAACTTATCTTCTTCCAAAAATTCACAATTCCAAAATTTCTTGGAAAGGAGATTGCATACACCTTTTTAACCCAAAATAGAATATCTCCTCCGCATTTTCTTATGCTTAATTATCAAAAAACCTCCTTGATACCCAAGATTCCCCTCCTCTCCAACAATGATATATAAACACTAAAGAGAAGAAATAACACACAAATTAGCACTGCTGTTCAAGAAATACCCATACGATAAACCTAAAATTAACACAATCCAAAGTAATTCACACAAGCATCCACCGAGATTCGTCTTTAAAGACCCTAATCCTCGGGCCGATCAAATTAGACCAAAAGGGAACCAAGAACCACAGGTACATCGTAAGCGAGAGGAAATCATCATTTACCTTGTTCGGGCCCTCTATGGTCGACATCTCTGCCGTGCTCGGCCGATTCGAAAGATCATCACCCATGAATACGGAGATCTCTTCCCAGGACGGTTTTCTTCAGCATCAAACGTGAAGAAGATAAATCTTCCTCGACCTATGCCGCCTCCCCACCGAACGGAAGAACTGAACGGCGAGTGACAGAGATTTATTTATTGCGGTTATTCTCGGTGGGGTCCGGTGGGCTTGTCCGTCGTGGCGACTGTTTGCCATGTGGAAAGGCCGTTGTCGGTCCCAATACATGGTGGGGCCTTGCGGTATCTCTCCAGCCAGATATTTTTGCAACGGCAAAAGATCTGCCTGCCGGATCGATGACGTGGCAAGAACGGACATAAAGGGACTCTTTTACCCCCCAACAAGACAGTGTTCGGTATTCCAATACTTACACCCAAACGTTTATCCGACCCACGTGGCTCTCTTCGCGGAACCAACGTGTGATGAGTCTGCCACGCGAGCACTCGATGAAGAACCGTGGGTAGGCATCCTTCGTGGCGATACTTTTCCTACCTTTCTTTCCCTCGCCAGCTCACGTATCTGCCCGAAGGCCCATTTCGGGCCCACGTGACCCCTTTCCAATCGTAAAGCAGGTAGTCACAGTGGCTAACAAAGTCGGGTAAGAAAACATTATTGGCCAACGGCTTTTTGTCACTTACAAGCGCAATGCTTTGAAAATTTAAAAGGGCATTGTGTTCAATTATTATTGCAGCAACGAAGCCACAAATTTAAAATAGTAATTATAATTTTGTTAACGTGAATCATAAATTAGTCCTTTAGAATCACGGGAAAACATAATTTTATGTAAATATTATCATTATTAGATATCATCTTTTGGATCTTGTTTTCCTTATAGAAAGAGGGAAGATATGGGACGGGGCACGCGGTCGGGGTCAAATGTGGGCTATTTGAGTCCGTAATTAATGTGAATGTGGCTAACTCGAGCTCAATGTGTAGTTGACCTGTTGAAGCCCACCGTACGGCCGTTTCTTAACGAACTAGCGTCGTCGTGAGACAGAGACCCAAACCGAAACAAGACCTGTCGGTCGAAGTTTCTAGGGCTAGTGGTCGAGTACGCTACGCTCTCCTGTGATCGTGGAGAGAAACGGAGGGAGGacggggaagaagggaagggaaggatgTGGCACGAGGCGCGGAGGTCAGAGAGGAAGGTCCACGACATGATGGACGCGGCCCGGAAGCGGGCGCAGCGGCGCGCCGTGTACCTTGCCAAGCGCCGTGGCGACCCCCAGCAGTTGGTCCAGGTCACCGGTGCCCGCTGCCGCGTCTACCGCGACGACGGATTGTACCAGGCCGCCCAGGACCAGCAGGGATTGTGCGTAATCCGCCCTTTTCTCCATGACCGCTGcttcttattctaatttatccttTGGTGTTTAAGTCTTGTAGGTTTTACACTTTCGTCGTTGAAGGTTAGATTATTACGTGATTTCTTATCTATTTGGCGTTTAAAGGTTCATCTTGACGACGTGAGCTTGGGAGacgtatgtccgaatgattaggcTTGCTGTTAAGCAAGTTCTTTTGGTTGATAATGCTATTCATATCCTAAGAGGACAAGTTTCGTAGCATCTGATGTCTTTAATTGTACCGCTTTGCATTCGTCAGGAATTAGAATTTCTCCAAATCAGAAACGGTTAAAACCAATGATGTTGACATCATATTATTAATAAGTACCTTGGTGATGCTATTAGCTCTTCCTGAAAAGTGGACCCTAAATATTAGGGAGTTATGTCTTGGTGGAGTTACAGCTCATT contains:
- the LOC135584326 gene encoding uncharacterized protein LOC135584326 isoform X3, which encodes MKDTHLVDSLSNKWTDEKHTLFLNSIEESFVNELYNGEYHSKSFVGWLSRIKKHKGFCEPYENDLKFGQTFKALCRSCHESRRFDGDNNPADIESGFLSFYANPWIQHFRSPSIMKKRHVRSSDRVDNIEFIRPSVQLANVRHDGEATSSKWTCREDSVASCAEVSDQNFIADELVAGKKSIRIHRKRRLGNAVVHEPITDQVVPSGETLLASTSNEKHACLQAMNAWSSGRTPEVSSGFLPVETEASLCGNQRVNS
- the LOC135584326 gene encoding uncharacterized protein LOC135584326 isoform X2, producing MGDDLSNRPSTAEMSTIEGPNKDTHLVDSLSNKWTDEKHTLFLNSIEESFVNELYNGEYHSKSFVGWLSRIKKHKGFCEPYENDLKFGQTALCRSCHESRRFDGDNNPADIESGFLSFYANPWIQHFRSPSIMKKRHVRSSDRVDNIEFIRPSVQLANVRHDGEATSSKWTCREDSVASCAEVSDQNFIADELVAGKKSIRIHRKRRLGNAVVHEPITDQVVPSGETLLASTSNEKHACLQAMNAWSSGRTPEVSSGFLPVETEASLCGNQRVNS
- the LOC135584326 gene encoding uncharacterized protein LOC135584326 isoform X1 — encoded protein: MGDDLSNRPSTAEMSTIEGPNKDTHLVDSLSNKWTDEKHTLFLNSIEESFVNELYNGEYHSKSFVGWLSRIKKHKGFCEPYENDLKFGQTFKALCRSCHESRRFDGDNNPADIESGFLSFYANPWIQHFRSPSIMKKRHVRSSDRVDNIEFIRPSVQLANVRHDGEATSSKWTCREDSVASCAEVSDQNFIADELVAGKKSIRIHRKRRLGNAVVHEPITDQVVPSGETLLASTSNEKHACLQAMNAWSSGRTPEVSSGFLPVETEASLCGNQRVNS